The region CTAGTGTGCTTCAGCTAATGCTGCAAGACAAGCAGCAAACACTGGATCTCTCCACCATGTTGCAAATGCACAGCAGTAACCAGGTGACATCAAGAGTCGTGTTCAAAGCATATGAAATGTAGATAACTTTAAAACCACATGGGAGGCCCTATGTAACTGGCTGGAGACCCCCCCATCTGTGAAAATGAATAGTTTCCTGCAAGCAACTACATTTGCATGTGCCAGTTTCTGCATACAGTGAAATGAAGTGCCACAAAAATGCCCTCTGCCTTCTTTGATTGCTTCAGGTGACTTGTTAGGCAACTGTGTTGGAACAGTAGGCTCCTGTGAGGCACCCTTATGAGTACTTCGTATGCAGTTTAAGCAGAGGAACTGCAGTGGCATGTAGTCACTAGGGCTGTTTGACACTTTTGATTTTGGCTTAACTACCAAAAGCATCCTTAATGCATCCATTACTGGTTAACAGCAAGGCACAGCCTCGATACCCTTAGACTTGAAGTTGGAGAGTCAATTATCCATTCGTGTCAAATAATATTAGAAAAAAGTTGCACTGTTAGCAAAAATGAAACTCAAGACAAGTGAAACAGGAGCAGTAAAATTGAGAATACATAAAGGAAACTCAATATCAGCACATTAAATCATTgtataaacgcatgtaagggcTATACTTATTGTTTAAAACTggtgtgaattttgaaggtgAGGCTTCACATAAATCAATTTTTCTCATTTATCTAGTCCAATGTGGGggggtgtggcccttacatgaGATTATACGCTCGCTATCACTTCAATCATGCGAAGACCGCTGCATAGAGGGGTGAATGGAGCCTGCCTTTATTTCCCCTTCTCCAGGTATTACCTTGTGTGCGTGTTTCATTTTTAGATATCCAGTACATAGCCCATTTAATGCTCACTGTACATTCCTGAACAGCATGCACAAAAATGGTGCACACAGACTTGCAGAGTGTGTAATGGCTTCCACAGGACACATCAATAACGAATAATAGAGTGCATTTTGAGAAAAATGGTACACGGACTAAGAACTGATAAAGACAGTGAGTTGTCTAATTAAAGAAATAGAATTCAAAAGTCAGACAAAACACTTCTGTAGTAAAGGACACAGAAGCTTGCGTTGTCTTGAAAATTTCTCAAGTTTTCTTTGACAAGGCCTTTCCAGCCTTACTGTTTGGTTTAAGAGTGAGTGTGCAATGCTTTATCTTTAAGCAAGAGTGTGACACCTTAAGGCTGTTTTTGCAGTGGGCTGAAAACCAAGAACATTTGTGGATGTATGGTAAATGCAAATAGTATCAGTGATATAGTCCTAGATTAGCTAGTTCTTGACTGTGGCGTAGTGGAGATATGCTGGCATGATTTGAGATCCATGGCTGCTGTGGCAGCTGTGCTTCTTACCCTGGTGTgtataggtccgttcgattcgcccgcactacgtgaactggttctcgcggtgctgcatttcgccattcgtttcagcggtgcaagatggcgctgTCTGCACGACGcctttaaaaaaaagtgcagacgtgcaggtctagttcagaaAAGTGCAGGAAAACTCTGCACCTTttcaatggtcggtgccgaaatgctGCAGCCACCATGGAAGCAGATGacggcttgcgctttgcgataaacggcagatatactcaaattattccactcgtcgatgataacaaagcctcacacgggcccgccgactctcatggaacatgagtggccacccgagaaggcggcgacggcggccctcgccggcaccttgcatctctcgaccatcgtgtTCTCAATGGATCTGTAActggcgtctttcctttctactaataaagttatattagtactcgaagccggttatgttaactaaagaGTACAGACGTGCATACAGCGCATGATGCCCATTGTTGCAACAACCGCTAAGCATGCAAGTCGGCACGCACACACCTCAGTCATGTTCAGTAAAAAACACGTGCGTATACGTatgtttcgcttagctgccgcgaggttgcatcgaggctgattcatggcaacacttcacTGCGatgtgctgcttgaaaattcttcacacggttcgggatgttggcggccgttgatttggacgccacgctgctggctgcaatttggtggcgacgccaaggctagcagacgaccaagcctgcactcgaccattcgttttggaagcagccagtgccaagcagTCTTTGAACctctggaactggcgctgcacgctcgcggcaccgccgcggaacttcacagaactggtgcagggagtgcaggtgAATCGAACAGACCTTATATGTGTGTGGCAAGTAATGTGTGCTGGCCATGCAAGATCATCACACAGATGTGGTCCAAGATATTTGTGTGTGGTTTAGGAGGTTGCAAAGGAAAATTGCAGAGGGGATACCTGTGAGAGATTTTCTAGCACTGATGAAAAAGCTTTATTTTATGCTAGGAAACATTTAAGGGAATATGCCACTTCTTGCAACAGTTCACCACTGTGAATGGTTAGCCTGTAAGCTCTGTCTATAATCAGTTATTTCGGCCTGCTGTCTAAAAAAGAAAGCTCTTAGGAATACCATTAATGAAGATTGGAATGAAAAGGGCACACAGAACTCGTcactggggaacaccggaaggaACGGAAGCTGGAATAGACATGACTACAAACTCCTTTCTCTCATTAAGGAAGCTTTTGATCCACGAAAGAAAAACTGGGTCGCTATTTATTGTAAATATGTGCATTAGCCATCCATGTGGAATTTTGTTAAACTTTTTCAAAATCAAGAAGGGTGGGATCAATTTATTCAGGGCAATTATATTTTTTTTAGTGCAAATTCAGGTGCACACCTGGTATTCAATTCGCTTTTCATAATTTGGGTTTTTGAGGTATTTTTCTTCTTACAAAACAATTTACTatcagcgcattttttttttgtgtatgtgtgtgagaCAAAAAGCTGTTGCCAATTTCATAAAAATGTGCAAACAGAAAGTTCATTGATAACTATAGCAACTGTCAAATATTTATTTCTCTCATTTATTAATACTATCTTGTTACATAAGCATATGACCTCCTGCACAGAACTTCTATTACTGTTCACCTTTATTTGTACATTGAAAAAGGAGTCATCCAACATAATAGCGGAGACTTTAAATGCAAAAGGACCTTGGAACAAGGTGTCATTAGTGTGGGTAGCATTTCATACAGTGATACACCTGGTCGCTACTTATGTGCTGTCCTCGCTTTTCTGAACCGCTCTGAGCTTATCCTCAAATTTAAGCAGTGTCATGAATGATGCATTGAAACAGGCTTAAAGCAATCAGATAACTGAAAACATTGCTGCGCAAAGAGAAAGAGCACAAGATATATCCGCTGATTTTCGAACAGTATCCAGCTTTGTGCACAGGGAAATACATCACCGAGAAGGAAAATTTTCGGTCAACAAACGGGTCTAACTGGATATTTAAGGAACCTGTTCTGGATGAGAGAATCGGGTAAAAGCCCAAAAATGTAAGGCCCTATCCTAGTCACAAAGTGGAGCTGTTTTCGTACTGATGCCATACACTTTGTACCGGAATGATGCACGCCCGAATCAGCAATGTATACGCAGCATAAAGCTTGTGTGCGGTCACGTGCACTTACGGGAGTCTTGGAGGTACCGTTGTAGGTGTAAAGCTTGAGCTTGGAGAACGACAGTGGTTTACCGTTCCAAGAAGTGCCCGGCCGGGGTGATTCTGGGTGCATGTATTCGCCAGCTGCACAAATCGGAGAGGTACATTGTTCATGCCTTGGCGCACACATGTGAACACAAAGGTTGCTGAACATATACTGACCACATATGCCAGAGTCTTGGATGAAGCTGACCCAAACCACGTACTGCAACTCGTCGATGAGGTTAGTAAAGCAGACAATCGGAGCTGGCTGCATCAGCCTGCGCATAAGAAGAATGTCCACTGCTTTCGTCGACCGTTTTAAACAATTCAAATGAGCCGCTCGTTAATTGATGACGATGCACGCCAGAAGGACTTCATTTCCGTGCCGATAGCGCCGCCGCAACAGTAAGCACAGTTAGAGGAAGAACAAGCTTTGTGATGCTTTGATAACGCCACATTGCCCGACAGTCTCTCTAGATACGAACAGAACGAGCGTCCGTGCTCTGCCAGCTGCGcggttgcgtttcatccaccagTGGCGTACAGCATAGCGGGTAGATTAGGTTTCGTAATTGGCTTGGATAGCGCTTGGCCCATAAACTGCTGCGCTACAGTTCAACCGCGCACCAACAAGCTTGGATGCTGTTACCACTCGCAAGCTTTCTTGTGGTGAACCTCTCAGGAGTGCTTTCCTAATTTCCATACAAGATTAATAACGAAAATTCGCGGTCGATTCGTTCAGCAGCTAAAAAATCCTATTACATCAATGTAACCTGCATACGGCGACTATCGCGGAACAGCGAAGAATCCGCGGTAGAATTCACATTTCGAGGCCAACGCTGGCCAAGCCAAGAACGAATGTTCCCGGCGTGCTCTAAGTGAACAATGGTCTTAAGTGCGCaacttttctttctgctctaggTAATGTAATTCGGGGAAAAAAAACTGGCCGAAGCCAAAGGGACAGTTTTTTCATTTCTAATCGGGAAGAACGTCTCTATATCATTACCAACCGAGGAACCACTACATGCGAAGAGGACAGCCGAAAGAGGCCATGACAGTTAGGGGTAGCAAAAAATGGCGATCGACGATCCTTTGTTATGCTCGAGAACGCAGTGTGAGCGCGCACATCGCATGCAGCAAAGTCATTTTCATAAACATACGTAACACTGCTTGGACGGTAAACAAAAGGAAGCAGGAGACGCTCCGCTAATCTCCCATTTGCGCCACGGTTTCCTTGCTTTCACACTGTCAACGCTTCAGTGGACTTTCGAGGTGACGCGCTTTCGAAAACTTACCTTCCCTGTGGGCTGACCTGCAGTTCCATCTTGGGCGAAAAAACAGCCTTGTTCACGAGCGTCAGCTGTGGAACCCTCACCGCAGGTTCAAGCGGAACGCTGCTTGCGCCGCCGACGGAGACTTGTTTCTCGGGATCGGCGTCCGTGCCTTCGTCGGCCTGCGTGCTCGACGGCTGTGGCGACGCCGCGTTCTGGAATCCCTCGATGCTGGGGCTGGCCGTGGGCGCATCTTCACCGACCACGTCAACGGTCTCCGAAGCGCTGCCGTCTTCTTCATCACTGCTAGAATCGCTGCTGGAACCGCTGCTGGaaccgctgcagctgctgctaccGCTACTGCTGCTCTCGTCGCTGTCGCTACTGCTCGCAGACAGGTTGCAAGAGCCCAGCAGTTCACCACATCCGTCGCTCACGGGCTTCTTGGTGTCTTCATCCTTCGGCCCGGCGCCTGTGCCGGGAGCGGACTGGACAGACCGGGACGCTGCTGACGCCATGTTCGAATTCGCGCGAGTGGAGCAGGAGATGCGTTGCTGCCGACGCACGTAATTAAAATGGTGGAGAACGGACGCACAATAGTCGCTCGAGTGGCAACCTGCACGTCGAGTCTTCGGTGATGCGTCTGCTTTCTCGGACGCTGGGCGCTCGTGTTATAAGCGCGGAGTGCCTCGCGAGTGACGTTCGTTCATGCACGTTCTTTACCTTCGGTCGTCGTCTGCTTCTTCTGCCCATGAGAAGTGACTGAGGGGAGATGGTGTTCATATACATTTTCGCGTTAACGTAGTTAATCCGTCTTCGAGTAgaacattttttctttccttgttttcgcCGAGCACCTGCGTCGTGAATTCCGAGGCTGTGTCTTATTACCGCCTGTAAGACCATCGCACTGCTGCTGAAATCGGCTGAACCACCGTCTGCTAGTAACGTGCACTTTTCGTTGGGCGTTTTCGGCGGCCTGCTGCTGGCTTTCTCCGCGCTCAATGCTTCGTTGTCACCTGTAATGGGCGTAAGCTCTTGTGCCTGCAGAAAAGAGCGTGTGCAgcgcataacaaaacaaaaagtcgCGGCCGCGGCTTTCTTTTTCTAACATCAGCAAAGCGAAGACACCTATCTCGCTACATCATTGTGCCCACGAATTGACGCCGTGGCATCCGCGTTTTGGCGATAAGCCGAACAGCAACGTAGCCAGCTAAAACATGCTGAGCCTGCACGCGCCTGGCTCCTTACTCGCCGATATCGGTCGCTGGCATGAACATGACTTGCGACTCGTCGTTTGCTCGCGACGACACTGCGCCGCAGCTGGGAAAAAGACGCTTCTGAGTTGTACTTAGCCGCGAAACACCTTTTTATAAAAATTGCAAAACTTGCCGGGTATGTTAGGGCAGCACCATAGAGAGCAGTCCACAAAAGAggggaaatttaaaaaaaaaatggaggacgcttaagcttcgcctttaagagtggaacgcgagagcgtgttgcaacactgccagggagtccacggaacgccattgcccgttcggcgcgactcCTTGGCCGTTAGAAAAAAACTCTTTACTACgtatacggtgaaacggacgcgcggagcggcaaaccacgtagaagcgctgccgggcgccttgccgaaacgcgcgggactcaagttgcagtcgtagttcgtcggcacatcgttctcgacaaacccgatgccccaaacgccagcatagcttccgtgccgaacgaacgggcagcaagccgcaagcttcgtggtgaacgcgctttggatgtgcgctgcgttgttcgccgctcaccgcgtgattcctgcgtgcccgcccggcctcactgcgcccgaacgagagatatgtcagacgcgtcgattcctttccttaaaatcaatttttagttcattttcctttctatacggcgcggttcgggtgcccacagagatatgtgagacaggcttcaCTTCCTTTCctggcggtggtagtggtttttttttttattaaaataatagtaaaagggaAGGGAAATATGGggtttgctagccccgacatctgccatcgatactgaagcacctgagctggggcagcggaaataaaggacagcagacagaatggagaaatgaaatgaaagaggtgaggggacagcaagagaggatagggggagaagtagtatatacaaactatttacgcaataaggaatgtgtccaggttgtgcgcgtgatttgttcatgttggaggaattaaaacacgcgcacagcactgtgttggctacaactggagtggggcatccagttgtcaatcgtccaaggtagaactcgcggagcgttcagtcactgcgtgtaactacctgacggtaaacagacgggacgtcaagcccgtgtgttcgagggatgcactgaggctcaccaaggttcgcccacgagtgcgcgcactgccctgcggccacaatagcgtcttgagggagtctggtagtacgcccagcgccctataggccgcaagcatatcgcgacaagcatcggcgaacgcggcacactgggggtttacatgagcccgacaaaaggCGGGTTAAGTCGGCTGTCAGGCAGAAACCgcttgtcgggctcatgtatacgctagggggtcgagCTAAGTGGTCGTCGAGTCGAGCTGGTCCATCCCggctgcagggggtgggttgactcgtccCGACGTTGGCCAGAACCGGTTGAAAGGACCATGTATACGCTGCCGCATCGGCTTAgcgcctcctctcctgcctcctctctggtctggcggcgctgcgcaagcctgggcgctcctcttctagcatccgcgcgtggtttgcttgctcgacgctaggggtagcggcgatctctgcACGACAGAAAATGTGTTCTtataaacgctgtcgcgtcggGTGGTCATCCCGACATCTGGCGCGGCCctactcgacccgccgctgtcgggctcatgtaaacaaggctacaatgaaggagcaggtgttctagtgtttccactgcagcACATCCGTCACActcatcactcgtcgcgattacgtgacgctcccgtcgttcctcgttaataataataataataattggttttgggggaaaggaaatgacgcagtatctgtctcatatatcgttgggcacctgaaccgcgccgtaagggaagggacaagggagggagtgaaagaagaagggaagagagaggtgccgtagtggagggctccggaataatttcgaccacctggggatctttaacgtgcactgacatcgcacagcacacgggcgccttagcgttttgcctccataaaaacgcagccgccgcggtcggattcgaacccgggaactgcggatcagtagtcgagcgccctaaccactgagccaccgcggcgggtcgttccTCGTTGAGAGACTGCAATTTCCCATCCTCGTtcgaaaaggaaagggggagatgccccttcaggtgtccgccgagatgcgagacagatactgcgccatttcctttcctcaaaaaccaatgcgagacaaatactgcgccgtttcctttcctcaaaaaccaatttttaggTGCCCCTTTAGTTTTATGAGAGGTAAGTTGCTGAAAGGACACAACAGAGCACGGGTGCCAACGCAATGAGCTAGTGGAGACAAGTACTCTTCAAAAGAATGCATTATTGTAACCTTTCGACAAATGCTCTTTC is a window of Amblyomma americanum isolate KBUSLIRL-KWMA chromosome 4, ASM5285725v1, whole genome shotgun sequence DNA encoding:
- the LOC144128540 gene encoding uncharacterized protein LOC144128540 isoform X1; its protein translation is MASAASRSVQSAPGTGAGPKDEDTKKPVSDGCGELLGSCNLSASSSDSDESSSSGSSSCSGSSSGSSSDSSSDEEDGSASETVDVVGEDAPTASPSIEGFQNAASPQPSSTQADEGTDADPEKQVSVGGASSVPLEPAVRVPQLTLVNKAVFSPKMELQVSPQGRLMQPAPIVCFTNLIDELQYVVWVSFIQDSGICAGEYMHPESPRPGTSWNGKPLSFSKLKLYTYNGTSKTPITLICNKNYFLQINFGNVNEHGHILASTVIRQAIIGTWFVAVNHSHTKALASSRKKPSLAKALALSSKKSSPTKALPSSNKKPTHAHMPANKRHKSNRTSRGFFVS
- the LOC144128540 gene encoding uncharacterized protein LOC144128540 isoform X2, with amino-acid sequence MASAASRSVQSAPGTGAGPKDEDTKKPVSDGCGELLGSCNLSASSSDSDESSSSGSSSCSGSSSGSSSDSSSDEEDGSASETVDVVGEDAPTASPSIEGFQNAASPQPSSTQADEGTDADPEKQVSVGGASSVPLEPAVRVPQLTLVNKAVFSPKMELQVSPQGRLMQPAPIVCFTNLIDELQYVVWVSFIQDSGICAGEYMHPESPRPGTSWNGKPLSFSKLKLYTYNGTSKTPITLICNKNYFLQINFGNVNEHGHILASTVIRQAIIGTWFVAVNHSHTKALASSRKKPSLAKALALSSKKSSPTKALPSSNKKPT